A single Clavibacter nebraskensis NCPPB 2581 DNA region contains:
- a CDS encoding serine hydrolase domain-containing protein: MDTTPRSTPSAPTRGRRPRRLAATVGALALAVALPLAAGAATPATPADPPPPAPPQHQQGGHDLTKDDLDAWLDGVVGSALPTTGIPGAAVSVVADGEVLTSRGYGLADTGTESGTARPVDPDDTLFRVGSVSKVVSATAVMQLVEEGRLDLDADVQQYLDFDLDTPKGAVTLRHLLTHTSGFEEVITGLIGLPGSERALGDVMKEDPPEQVFVPGTTPAYSNYGASLAGYVAERVAGKPFVDLVQEEVLDRAGMTSSSFAQPLPADLDARLAEGYPDDSQPAYPTEVVNAAPAGALSATASDMARFMLGHLGDLPADQALLDPATLDEMHRPALDADQLGTLAAGQRMDLAFFDDSAPGVPAFGHDGDTNVFHTAMRMFPESDAGIFVTFNGYGRDAVDTLELRTTVLQGFADRYLRADDGTSGSAAAPTGDPAAAAALAGTWLSSRSPFSNPGALLNLSGQTEIVPRADGTIAVTPKPLGVTTGVYEKAGDDLWREVGGDAVLATRASSDGGPVDAISWGASFTLLRAEPWQVASVAMPLLLASVAVLLVSVIVWPATAIAGFGRRRAARADAEVPAAPRPRRSRPHLLSRIGQAVTLVALLGWTAAAVQALSLVDVPAGALRTLQGLQVLGALAVIPAALAAWQAVRTRRGAWIVAGRILVLLALVAVAAFAVGFRLLAPSVSY, from the coding sequence ATGGACACGACACCCCGCTCCACCCCCTCCGCCCCGACCCGCGGCCGCCGTCCGCGGCGCCTCGCCGCGACCGTCGGCGCGCTCGCCCTGGCCGTCGCCCTCCCGCTCGCCGCGGGGGCCGCCACCCCCGCCACGCCCGCGGATCCACCGCCCCCTGCCCCGCCGCAGCACCAGCAGGGCGGCCACGACCTCACGAAGGACGACCTCGACGCCTGGCTCGACGGCGTCGTCGGCTCCGCGCTGCCGACCACCGGGATCCCCGGCGCCGCCGTCTCCGTGGTCGCCGACGGCGAGGTGCTCACCTCCCGCGGCTACGGCCTCGCCGACACCGGCACCGAGAGCGGAACCGCCCGCCCGGTGGATCCCGACGACACCCTCTTCCGCGTCGGCTCCGTCTCCAAGGTGGTCTCCGCCACCGCCGTCATGCAGCTCGTGGAGGAGGGCCGCCTCGACCTCGACGCCGACGTGCAGCAGTACCTCGACTTCGACCTCGACACCCCGAAGGGCGCCGTCACGCTGCGGCACCTCCTCACCCACACGTCCGGGTTCGAGGAGGTCATCACGGGCCTCATCGGCCTTCCCGGCAGCGAGCGCGCCCTCGGCGACGTGATGAAGGAGGATCCGCCGGAGCAGGTCTTCGTCCCCGGCACCACCCCCGCGTACTCGAACTACGGAGCCAGCCTCGCCGGCTACGTCGCCGAGCGCGTCGCCGGGAAGCCGTTCGTCGACCTCGTGCAGGAGGAGGTGCTCGACCGCGCCGGGATGACCTCGTCGTCGTTCGCGCAACCGCTCCCCGCCGACCTCGACGCGCGCCTCGCGGAGGGGTACCCCGACGACTCCCAGCCCGCGTACCCGACGGAGGTCGTCAACGCGGCCCCGGCCGGCGCGCTCTCGGCGACCGCGTCCGACATGGCCCGCTTCATGCTCGGCCACCTGGGCGACCTGCCCGCCGACCAGGCGCTGCTGGATCCCGCCACCCTCGACGAGATGCACCGCCCGGCCCTCGACGCCGACCAGCTCGGCACCCTCGCCGCCGGCCAGCGCATGGACCTCGCCTTCTTCGACGACAGCGCGCCCGGCGTCCCCGCCTTCGGCCACGACGGCGACACGAACGTCTTCCACACGGCCATGCGCATGTTCCCCGAGAGTGACGCCGGCATCTTCGTGACGTTCAACGGCTACGGCCGCGACGCCGTCGACACCCTGGAGCTGCGGACGACCGTGCTGCAGGGCTTCGCCGACCGGTACCTGCGCGCGGACGACGGCACGAGCGGGTCCGCCGCCGCGCCGACGGGCGATCCCGCCGCGGCCGCCGCGCTCGCCGGCACCTGGCTGTCCTCCCGCTCCCCGTTCTCGAACCCGGGCGCGCTGCTGAACCTCAGCGGCCAGACCGAGATCGTCCCGCGCGCCGACGGCACCATCGCGGTCACCCCGAAGCCGCTCGGCGTCACGACGGGCGTCTACGAGAAGGCGGGCGACGACCTGTGGCGCGAGGTGGGCGGCGACGCCGTGCTCGCGACCCGCGCATCCAGCGACGGCGGACCGGTCGACGCGATCTCCTGGGGCGCGTCCTTCACGCTGCTCCGGGCCGAGCCGTGGCAGGTCGCGTCCGTCGCGATGCCCCTGCTGCTCGCGTCCGTCGCCGTCCTGCTCGTGTCGGTGATCGTGTGGCCGGCCACCGCGATCGCGGGCTTCGGCCGACGCCGGGCCGCCCGCGCCGACGCCGAAGTCCCCGCCGCGCCGCGTCCCCGCCGCAGCCGCCCCCACCTGCTGTCCCGCATCGGGCAGGCCGTGACGCTCGTCGCGCTCCTCGGCTGGACGGCCGCGGCCGTGCAGGCCCTCTCGTTGGTCGACGTCCCCGCCGGCGCGCTCCGCACCCTGCAGGGGCTGCAGGTCCTCGGCGCCCTCGCCGTGATCCCCGCCGCGCTCGCCGCGTGGCAGGCCGTGCGGACGCGGCGCGGGGCGTGGATCGTCGCGGGACGGATCCTCGTCCTCCTCGCGCTGGTCGCCGTCGCCGCCTTCGCGGTCGGCTTCCGCCTGCTCGCGCCGAGCGTGAGCTACTGA
- a CDS encoding sensor histidine kinase, translating to MTDPTPADLVAVRPWGVLGERIRAGLARVGIRTDAGRDAAAAAAWAVLTVLLLGVLAALVWADGTSRSMSPAQGALIGILAVVQCAPLAFRRRHPRSTLLAVSLLQGALVAVIPPHFGFCAAAPVVAAYTVGSRLAPASAVRVVAAAIGIEAVGAYLAATGQGRALLVPTAVHAGLSVDTVIAAVSILVSGLLIAAASAAVGSWVALRRRHDRDVLARAAESLEHQAALSRAAVAAERTRMARELHDVAAHHLTALVVQAGAAERLVDLDPERAKDSLRGIRRQGRETLDALRSIVGILRQGSDGEGGDAAGTAPVPGLADLPGLVAAARTSGTEVEERATGAAPALAPLADVTAYRTVQESLANARRHAPGSAVTLTTEAGPARIALTIENALPAAAPATAPGYGLVGMRERAALVGGRLEAGPTGSGTWRVRLELPVEPVLASGAGA from the coding sequence GTGACCGACCCGACGCCCGCCGACCTCGTCGCCGTCCGCCCGTGGGGCGTGCTCGGGGAGCGGATCCGCGCCGGCCTCGCCCGCGTCGGCATCCGCACGGACGCCGGGCGCGACGCCGCGGCCGCCGCGGCCTGGGCGGTCCTCACGGTGCTGCTCCTCGGCGTGCTCGCCGCGCTCGTCTGGGCGGACGGCACCTCGCGCAGCATGTCGCCGGCGCAGGGCGCGCTCATCGGGATCCTCGCGGTTGTCCAGTGCGCGCCCCTCGCCTTCCGCCGCCGCCACCCGCGGTCGACGCTCCTGGCGGTGTCGCTCCTCCAGGGCGCGCTCGTCGCGGTGATCCCGCCGCACTTCGGGTTCTGCGCCGCCGCCCCGGTTGTCGCGGCCTACACGGTCGGGTCGCGGCTCGCGCCGGCCTCCGCGGTGCGCGTCGTGGCCGCGGCCATCGGCATCGAGGCCGTCGGCGCCTACCTGGCCGCCACCGGCCAGGGCAGGGCGCTGCTCGTGCCCACGGCCGTGCACGCGGGGCTCAGCGTCGACACGGTGATCGCGGCCGTCTCGATCCTCGTCAGCGGCCTGCTCATCGCCGCGGCCAGCGCCGCCGTCGGCTCCTGGGTCGCGCTCCGCCGCCGCCACGACCGCGACGTGCTGGCGCGCGCCGCCGAGAGCCTCGAGCACCAGGCCGCGCTGAGCAGGGCCGCGGTCGCCGCCGAGCGCACGCGCATGGCCCGCGAGCTGCACGATGTGGCGGCGCACCACCTGACGGCGCTCGTCGTGCAGGCCGGTGCCGCGGAGCGCCTGGTGGACCTCGACCCGGAGCGCGCCAAGGACTCCCTCCGCGGCATCCGCCGCCAGGGCCGCGAGACCCTCGACGCGCTGCGCTCCATCGTCGGGATCCTGCGGCAGGGCTCCGACGGCGAGGGCGGCGACGCGGCGGGCACCGCGCCCGTGCCCGGCCTCGCCGACCTGCCGGGGCTCGTGGCGGCGGCCCGCACGTCGGGCACCGAGGTCGAGGAGCGCGCGACGGGCGCCGCGCCCGCGCTCGCGCCGCTCGCCGACGTCACCGCGTACCGCACCGTGCAGGAGTCGCTCGCCAACGCGCGGCGGCACGCGCCCGGATCCGCCGTCACCCTCACGACGGAGGCCGGCCCCGCGCGCATCGCCCTCACCATCGAGAACGCGCTGCCCGCCGCCGCCCCGGCGACCGCGCCCGGCTACGGCCTCGTCGGGATGCGCGAGCGGGCCGCGCTCGTCGGCGGCCGCCTGGAGGCGGGCCCCACCGGATCCGGCACCTGGCGCGTGCGCCTCGAGCTGCCCGTCGAGCCCGTCCTCGCGTCGGGGGCCGGCGCGTGA
- a CDS encoding response regulator transcription factor: MIRVVLVDDQSIVRAGFRVVLETAGGIEVVGEAAGGREAVELVRRLAPDVVVMDVRMPGGDGIEATRAITGADADADADTPGDRPGPAVLVATTFDLDEYVFGALEAGARGFVLKDAEPEEFIQAVRALAEGRAALDGVTTRRVMAEFTRRRAASAVHPGAEVLTPREQDIVRLLGDGLSNDEIGGRLVIETSTVKSHLTRIMTKLGTRDRLQTVVWGYRSGLLP; the protein is encoded by the coding sequence GTGATCCGCGTGGTGCTGGTCGACGACCAGTCCATCGTCCGCGCGGGCTTCCGCGTCGTGCTGGAGACGGCCGGCGGGATCGAGGTGGTCGGCGAGGCCGCGGGCGGACGCGAGGCCGTGGAGCTCGTGCGCCGCCTCGCGCCCGACGTCGTGGTGATGGACGTGCGCATGCCGGGCGGCGACGGCATCGAGGCGACCCGCGCGATCACCGGAGCCGACGCCGACGCCGACGCGGACACGCCTGGCGACCGGCCGGGACCGGCCGTCCTCGTCGCCACCACCTTCGACCTCGACGAGTACGTCTTCGGCGCGCTCGAGGCGGGCGCGCGCGGCTTCGTGCTCAAGGACGCCGAGCCCGAGGAGTTCATCCAGGCGGTCCGGGCGCTCGCCGAGGGCCGCGCCGCCCTCGACGGCGTCACGACCCGCCGCGTCATGGCCGAGTTCACCCGCCGCCGCGCCGCGTCCGCCGTGCACCCCGGCGCCGAGGTCCTCACGCCGCGCGAGCAGGACATCGTGCGGCTCCTCGGCGACGGCCTCTCCAACGACGAGATCGGCGGCCGGCTCGTGATCGAGACGAGCACCGTGAAGTCGCACCTCACGCGGATCATGACCAAGCTCGGCACCCGCGACCGCCTGCAGACCGTCGTGTGGGGCTACCGCTCGGGCCTACTGCCCTGA
- a CDS encoding organic hydroperoxide resistance protein: MEPIYTAIAHASGGGRDGHVRSEDDRIDFDTRPPKEMGGSGEGTNPEQLFAAGYSACFLGATHLVGKNAGVDTKDAGVSASVSIGDNGQGGFGLAVELDVYLPNVAPERRQEIADAAHQVCPYSNATRGNIDVKVTIVD, encoded by the coding sequence ATGGAACCCATCTACACCGCTATCGCGCACGCCTCCGGCGGAGGACGCGACGGACACGTCCGCAGCGAGGACGACCGCATCGACTTCGACACCCGTCCCCCCAAGGAGATGGGCGGCTCGGGTGAGGGCACGAACCCCGAGCAGCTCTTCGCCGCCGGGTACAGCGCCTGCTTCCTCGGCGCCACCCACCTCGTCGGCAAGAACGCCGGCGTCGACACGAAGGACGCCGGCGTCTCCGCCAGCGTCTCGATCGGCGACAACGGCCAGGGCGGCTTCGGCCTCGCGGTCGAGCTCGACGTCTACCTCCCGAACGTGGCACCCGAGCGCCGCCAGGAGATCGCGGACGCGGCCCACCAGGTCTGCCCGTACTCCAACGCCACGCGCGGCAACATCGACGTGAAGGTCACCATCGTCGACTGA
- a CDS encoding chorismate mutase codes for MPENTGPAGAPLDDDARAALEELGEIRGSIDNIDAALVHMLAERFKFTQSVGRLKAAHGLPAADPERERRQILRLRALAEESRLDPAFAEKFLNFIVAEVIHHHTRIAEDQGAATSAVAPEDGGPAA; via the coding sequence ATGCCTGAGAACACCGGCCCCGCTGGGGCGCCCCTCGACGACGACGCCCGTGCCGCCCTCGAGGAGCTGGGGGAGATCCGCGGGAGCATCGACAACATCGACGCCGCCCTCGTGCACATGCTCGCGGAGCGCTTCAAGTTCACGCAGTCGGTCGGCCGGCTCAAGGCCGCGCACGGGCTGCCCGCGGCGGATCCCGAGCGCGAGCGCCGCCAGATCCTCCGCCTCCGCGCCCTCGCCGAGGAGTCCCGGCTCGACCCGGCCTTCGCGGAGAAGTTCCTGAACTTCATCGTCGCCGAGGTCATCCACCACCACACGCGCATCGCCGAGGACCAGGGCGCGGCCACCTCCGCGGTCGCGCCCGAGGACGGCGGCCCGGCGGCCTGA
- a CDS encoding ATP-grasp domain-containing protein: MTTAPKVFAIHENPEWFGPFAAALEARGVPYEEWLLTDGVLEIDEAPPEGIFWSRISASAHTRDHALSKDYTRALMSWLEAHGRRTVNGRRTIELEVSKVDQLTALRAAGIEVPRTRAVIGSHRIVEAARGLPTPFITKHNQGGKGLGVRRFDSVEELAAYVEGPDLEEPQDGITLLQEFLEAATPRVTRVEIVGGRFVYAIQADTARGGYQLCPADACAIDPTTGALVMPPGATIAQEPGDTIFSLREDITAEHPLVERYVAFLAGLGIEVAGIEFIETADGRLVTYDVNTNTNYNAGVEAVAPASGPGAVAELLERVLRETYPEG; the protein is encoded by the coding sequence ATGACCACCGCACCGAAGGTATTCGCCATCCACGAGAACCCCGAGTGGTTCGGCCCGTTCGCCGCCGCGCTCGAGGCGCGGGGCGTGCCGTACGAGGAGTGGCTCCTCACCGACGGCGTGCTCGAGATCGACGAGGCGCCGCCCGAGGGGATCTTCTGGTCGAGGATCAGCGCCTCCGCGCACACGCGCGACCACGCGCTCTCGAAGGACTACACGCGCGCGCTCATGAGCTGGCTGGAGGCGCACGGTCGCCGCACGGTCAACGGGCGCCGCACGATCGAGCTCGAGGTGAGCAAGGTCGACCAGCTCACGGCGCTCCGGGCGGCGGGCATCGAGGTGCCCCGGACGCGCGCCGTGATCGGCAGCCACCGCATCGTCGAGGCGGCGCGCGGCCTGCCGACGCCCTTCATCACCAAGCACAACCAGGGCGGCAAGGGCCTCGGCGTCCGCAGGTTCGACAGCGTCGAGGAGCTGGCCGCGTACGTGGAGGGGCCGGACCTCGAGGAGCCGCAGGACGGGATCACGCTGCTGCAGGAGTTCCTCGAGGCGGCGACGCCGCGGGTGACGCGCGTCGAGATCGTCGGCGGGCGCTTCGTCTACGCGATCCAGGCCGACACCGCGCGCGGCGGGTACCAGCTGTGCCCGGCGGACGCGTGCGCGATCGACCCGACCACGGGCGCGCTCGTGATGCCGCCCGGGGCGACCATCGCCCAGGAGCCGGGTGACACGATCTTCTCGCTGCGGGAGGACATCACCGCGGAGCACCCGCTCGTCGAGCGCTACGTCGCGTTCCTCGCGGGGCTCGGGATCGAGGTGGCCGGCATCGAGTTCATCGAGACCGCGGACGGACGCCTCGTGACCTACGACGTGAACACGAACACCAACTACAACGCGGGCGTCGAGGCGGTCGCGCCGGCGTCGGGGCCGGGCGCCGTGGCGGAGCTGCTGGAGCGCGTGCTGCGGGAGACGTACCCGGAGGGCTGA
- a CDS encoding endonuclease/exonuclease/phosphatase family protein, with the protein MTPAIGPTTGDDIHLISLNVRMPWHGTREGEADHWPERQEVLTRFLQQERPTVLGVQEALWPQIQAIEKALPPSYRMVGQGREGGSHGEHGAIFYQASRLTLLEHDVMWLSDTPDVIGSMTWGNPMPRILTWARFQDEATGHSLVVLDTHLDHDVAEARDRAAEAIAELVRTRFAGLPLVLMGDFNAPVDSFPYDALTRRAGLRDSWLDTARQATPAFGTFPDYRPPVVDGPRIDWILVSDRVDVRAAAVNDFAWRGRMMSDHLPVQALVRLS; encoded by the coding sequence ATGACCCCCGCGATCGGCCCGACGACCGGCGACGACATCCACCTGATCTCGCTCAACGTGCGCATGCCCTGGCACGGCACCCGCGAGGGCGAGGCCGACCACTGGCCCGAGCGCCAGGAGGTGCTCACGCGCTTCCTGCAGCAGGAGCGGCCCACGGTGCTCGGCGTGCAGGAGGCGCTCTGGCCGCAGATCCAGGCCATCGAGAAGGCGCTCCCGCCGTCGTACCGCATGGTCGGGCAGGGCCGCGAGGGCGGCAGCCACGGCGAGCACGGCGCGATCTTCTACCAGGCCTCCCGCCTCACCCTCCTCGAGCACGACGTGATGTGGCTCTCGGACACCCCCGACGTGATCGGCAGCATGACGTGGGGCAACCCCATGCCCCGGATCCTCACCTGGGCCCGCTTCCAGGACGAGGCCACCGGCCACTCGCTCGTGGTGCTCGACACGCACCTCGACCACGACGTCGCCGAGGCGCGCGACCGCGCCGCCGAGGCCATCGCCGAGCTCGTGCGCACGCGCTTCGCCGGGCTGCCGCTCGTGCTCATGGGCGACTTCAACGCGCCCGTCGACTCGTTCCCCTACGACGCGCTCACCCGCCGGGCCGGCCTCCGCGACTCCTGGCTCGACACCGCGCGCCAGGCGACGCCCGCCTTCGGCACGTTCCCCGACTACCGGCCGCCGGTGGTCGACGGTCCGCGCATCGACTGGATCCTCGTGAGCGACCGCGTGGACGTCCGCGCCGCCGCGGTCAACGACTTCGCCTGGCGCGGCCGCATGATGAGCGACCACCTGCCGGTGCAGGCGCTCGTGCGGTTGAGCTGA
- a CDS encoding YdcF family protein has product MRTLLALLVLLLAWLLAGIPLFVFPPASQPDRADVIYVIGPPNPTRRDLAAKLVDEGYSDTVVFSVPPTGPQSPAELAACNGEFPYAVTCDTPSPFTTQGEARYLREKSEENDWTSAIVITWTPHVTRTQLIFSRCFTGDLMVVEDPVDFDLRQWVSQYTYQTGAFVKALVTPGC; this is encoded by the coding sequence GTGCGCACCCTCCTGGCGCTGCTGGTGCTCCTGCTGGCGTGGCTCCTGGCCGGCATCCCGCTCTTCGTCTTCCCCCCGGCGAGCCAGCCGGACAGGGCCGACGTGATCTACGTCATCGGCCCACCCAACCCCACCCGCCGCGACCTCGCGGCGAAGCTGGTGGACGAGGGCTACTCCGACACGGTCGTGTTCTCGGTGCCGCCCACAGGCCCGCAGTCGCCCGCCGAGCTCGCGGCCTGCAACGGCGAGTTCCCCTACGCCGTCACGTGCGACACCCCGTCGCCCTTCACCACCCAGGGCGAGGCCCGCTACCTGCGCGAGAAGTCCGAGGAGAACGACTGGACGAGCGCCATCGTCATCACCTGGACCCCCCACGTGACCCGCACGCAGCTGATCTTCTCGCGCTGCTTCACGGGCGACCTCATGGTGGTCGAGGACCCGGTGGACTTCGACCTCCGCCAGTGGGTGTCGCAGTACACGTACCAGACCGGCGCCTTCGTCAAGGCGCTCGTCACGCCCGGCTGCTGA
- a CDS encoding DUF4012 domain-containing protein, producing the protein MSGIDDILPPADGSDGSRSDGATGRRSRRDDRADRDASRPRRPIWKRKRLWIPIGVIGVLVIGTAVSAALILPRVDTVQSELRDALPLSDQVQTALLAGDIDTAKSGAAELRDHTAKAAEAADDGVLGAYEWIPFVGPNLHAARVLAATSDRLATDVVTPATEVSLSAFTPVLGRIDLDGIRSLGQTVDTASDGLAGARAELDTIDRDRLWAQVADDVDLMDDTLTSTEETAGTFREVTGILPDLLGADGARNYLLMFQNNAEVRSTGGNPAALVLLTVEDGSVRIAKQASSNDFPRNVRQGDVPDETVRLIEPRSDRFEQNITMFPDFPTSGALAKSYWEANIGDRVDGVLSFDPIALSYLLEATGPITLSTGDELNAQNAVPTLLGAVYSQYPDYLAQDRYFASAAGTIFAKLVTDTPPVVPLVTAIDRAIDERRLLLWSTVPEEQALIEGGPLSGALPDDNTDQTAIGLYFNDIGSGSKMSYYLRSASRIQAETCGDTTTYTVSVDMTSIAPVDAATSLPRYVTGLDGKAKGRQFDDLLVYGPVGSTVTGWSTAADLTTEEARGTDMGRGMIRIRTELAPQDTKTVDVTFTMPAAEAPGPLEVRHTPLVRPLESEITQVPCTTGG; encoded by the coding sequence GTGAGCGGCATCGACGACATCCTGCCCCCGGCGGACGGCTCGGACGGATCCCGCTCCGACGGCGCGACGGGCCGCCGCAGCCGCCGCGACGACCGCGCGGACCGCGACGCGTCCCGCCCCCGTCGGCCGATCTGGAAGCGCAAGCGCCTCTGGATCCCGATCGGCGTCATCGGCGTCCTCGTGATCGGCACCGCGGTCTCGGCCGCGCTGATCCTGCCCCGCGTCGACACGGTGCAGAGCGAGCTGCGCGACGCGCTCCCGCTCTCCGACCAGGTGCAGACGGCGCTCCTCGCGGGCGACATCGACACCGCGAAGTCCGGCGCCGCCGAGCTCCGCGACCACACCGCGAAGGCCGCCGAGGCGGCGGACGACGGCGTGCTCGGCGCCTACGAGTGGATCCCGTTCGTCGGCCCGAACCTCCACGCCGCCCGCGTGCTGGCCGCGACGAGCGACCGGCTCGCGACCGACGTCGTCACGCCCGCCACGGAGGTCTCCCTCTCGGCGTTCACCCCCGTGCTCGGCCGCATCGACCTCGACGGGATCCGCTCCCTCGGCCAGACCGTCGACACCGCGAGCGACGGCCTCGCCGGCGCCCGCGCCGAGCTCGACACCATCGACCGCGACCGCCTCTGGGCGCAGGTGGCCGACGACGTCGACCTCATGGACGACACGCTCACGAGCACCGAGGAGACCGCGGGCACCTTCCGCGAGGTCACGGGCATCCTGCCCGACCTCCTCGGCGCCGACGGCGCGCGCAACTACCTGCTGATGTTCCAGAACAACGCGGAGGTGCGCTCCACCGGCGGCAACCCGGCCGCGCTCGTGCTGCTGACCGTCGAGGACGGCAGCGTGCGGATCGCCAAGCAGGCGTCGAGCAACGACTTCCCGCGGAACGTGCGCCAGGGCGACGTGCCCGACGAGACCGTGCGCCTCATCGAGCCGCGCTCGGACCGGTTCGAGCAGAACATCACGATGTTCCCCGACTTCCCCACCTCGGGCGCCCTCGCCAAGTCGTACTGGGAGGCCAACATCGGCGACCGGGTCGACGGCGTGCTGTCGTTCGACCCCATCGCGCTCAGCTACCTGCTGGAGGCGACCGGGCCGATCACGCTGTCCACGGGCGACGAGCTCAACGCCCAGAACGCGGTGCCCACGCTCCTCGGCGCCGTCTACAGCCAGTACCCCGACTACCTCGCGCAGGACCGCTACTTCGCCAGCGCGGCCGGCACGATCTTCGCGAAGCTCGTCACCGACACCCCGCCCGTCGTGCCGCTGGTGACCGCGATCGACCGGGCCATCGACGAGCGCCGCCTCCTGCTGTGGAGCACGGTGCCCGAGGAGCAGGCGCTCATCGAGGGCGGGCCGCTGAGCGGCGCGCTGCCGGACGACAACACCGACCAGACCGCGATCGGCCTGTACTTCAACGACATCGGCTCCGGATCCAAGATGAGCTACTACCTGCGCTCCGCGTCCCGGATCCAGGCGGAGACGTGCGGCGACACGACCACGTACACGGTGTCCGTCGACATGACGAGCATCGCGCCGGTCGACGCCGCGACGAGCCTGCCGCGCTACGTCACGGGCCTCGACGGCAAGGCCAAGGGCCGCCAGTTCGACGACCTCCTCGTGTACGGGCCCGTCGGATCCACCGTCACGGGCTGGTCCACCGCGGCCGACCTCACCACCGAGGAGGCCCGGGGCACCGACATGGGGCGCGGCATGATCCGCATCCGCACCGAGCTCGCGCCGCAGGACACGAAGACCGTCGACGTCACGTTCACCATGCCGGCGGCCGAAGCCCCGGGCCCGCTCGAGGTGCGGCACACGCCGCTCGTGCGCCCGCTCGAGTCCGAGATCACGCAGGTCCCCTGCACCACGGGCGGTTGA